One Halobacterium zhouii genomic region harbors:
- the dnaJ gene encoding molecular chaperone DnaJ — translation MSEDFYDALGVSRDASEEEITEAYREKVSEYHPDVSDEPNAEEKFKQIQKAKDVLTDDQKRQQYDQLGHERYEQAEKRGATGDNGGAGGMGGAGGMGGGNPFGGAGGAGGMGDIFEQFFGGGAGGGRGRQGPQAGRDLRTRLTIDLQDAHDGVEKQVTVRRPERCPDCDGAGHPPDADSRTCPDCDGQGQVTQVRQTPLGRVQQTQECSRCGGDGELHSETCSTCSGQGQISQQATLTVDVPAGIRSGQTLRMEREGAPGDSGAPNGDLLIEVDVDDHPDFERDGDDLHHRHAVSFPQAVFGADIEVPTLDGASAFDLEAGTQSGETFRLRGKGMPRLRRRGHGDLYVTVQVVTPDSLNDEQREALEQFAEAGGEEVDVEQGFFEKLKNSF, via the coding sequence ATGAGCGAGGACTTCTACGACGCACTCGGGGTTTCACGGGACGCCAGCGAGGAGGAGATAACGGAGGCGTACCGGGAGAAGGTCTCCGAGTACCACCCCGACGTCAGCGACGAACCGAACGCCGAGGAGAAGTTCAAACAGATACAGAAGGCCAAGGACGTCCTCACGGACGACCAGAAGCGCCAGCAGTACGACCAGCTCGGCCACGAGCGCTACGAACAGGCGGAGAAACGCGGCGCTACGGGCGACAACGGCGGCGCCGGTGGCATGGGCGGTGCTGGCGGCATGGGCGGAGGCAACCCGTTCGGCGGCGCCGGCGGCGCTGGCGGCATGGGTGACATCTTCGAGCAGTTCTTCGGTGGCGGCGCCGGTGGCGGCCGTGGCCGGCAGGGTCCCCAGGCCGGCCGTGACCTCCGCACCCGACTCACCATCGACCTGCAGGACGCCCACGACGGCGTCGAGAAACAGGTCACGGTGCGCCGCCCGGAGCGCTGTCCCGACTGCGACGGCGCCGGCCACCCCCCGGACGCCGACTCCCGAACCTGCCCGGACTGCGACGGCCAGGGACAGGTAACCCAGGTCCGCCAGACCCCGCTCGGCCGGGTTCAGCAGACCCAGGAGTGTTCGCGCTGCGGCGGCGACGGCGAACTCCACTCGGAGACGTGCTCGACGTGCAGCGGACAGGGCCAGATTAGTCAGCAGGCCACGCTCACCGTCGACGTCCCCGCCGGCATCCGCTCCGGACAGACCCTCCGCATGGAGCGCGAGGGCGCGCCCGGCGACAGCGGCGCCCCGAACGGCGACCTCCTCATCGAAGTCGACGTCGACGACCACCCCGACTTCGAGCGCGACGGCGATGACCTCCACCACCGCCACGCGGTCTCCTTCCCACAGGCCGTCTTCGGCGCGGACATCGAAGTTCCGACGCTCGACGGCGCGTCCGCGTTCGACCTGGAGGCCGGAACGCAGAGCGGCGAGACGTTCCGCCTCAGGGGAAAGGGGATGCCGCGGCTCCGACGTCGCGGCCACGGTGACCTCTACGTCACCGTTCAGGTCGTCACCCCTGACTCCCTCAACGACGAACAGCGCGAAGCCCTCGAGCAGTTCGCCGAAGCCGGCGGCGAAGAAGTCGACGTCGAACAGGGCTTCTTCGAGAAGCTCAAGAACAGCTTCTGA
- a CDS encoding GNAT family N-acetyltransferase — translation MPGAVFRRGDRVTLRTVEHEDAEFLQRGHNHPDVGVSLGLNRPESETEAQSSIEGNEDDPLNVGLVVCLENEDEPTPIGKLSLMSLHHTRPELSYWILPEYQGEGYGTEAVEVLVEYAFEAHEIRGLQAQAFAPNEGSVGVLETLGFTHEGTLRDARFRGGEYVDVVWYGLLREEWESE, via the coding sequence ATGCCCGGAGCAGTGTTCCGTCGTGGCGACCGTGTCACCCTCCGCACGGTCGAACACGAGGACGCGGAATTCCTCCAGCGCGGCCACAACCACCCCGACGTCGGGGTCTCGCTGGGACTGAACCGACCGGAGAGCGAAACGGAAGCCCAATCCAGCATCGAGGGCAACGAGGACGACCCACTGAACGTCGGCCTCGTGGTCTGTCTGGAGAACGAGGACGAACCGACGCCCATCGGGAAACTCTCCCTGATGAGTCTCCACCACACGCGCCCCGAACTCTCGTACTGGATACTCCCCGAGTACCAGGGAGAGGGGTACGGTACGGAAGCCGTCGAGGTACTCGTGGAGTACGCGTTCGAGGCCCACGAGATCCGTGGCCTGCAGGCCCAGGCGTTCGCGCCGAACGAGGGGTCTGTCGGCGTACTCGAGACCCTCGGGTTCACGCACGAGGGGACGCTGCGGGACGCGCGCTTCCGCGGAGGAGAGTACGTCGACGTGGTGTGGTATGGATTGCTCCGCGAGGAGTGGGAGAGTGAATAA
- a CDS encoding GNAT family N-acetyltransferase, which yields MPGPILETADDLVLRTVEREDAEFLQRLFTDPYARLGFHEHSHKSENELEEFIEEEVEGDGNAAYLACVDEADAPWEHPDEDDTTPVSFVFASHVDRDRPRLVLWVPPEHRGEGHGAAALELALKGLFRTYDAHSVGAEVLDGDDPTRAAFENAGFTDEGSGRELAFVDGEYRDATQYGLLREEWEDE from the coding sequence ATGCCGGGGCCGATTCTCGAGACCGCCGACGATCTCGTGCTCCGGACCGTCGAACGCGAGGACGCCGAGTTCCTCCAGCGACTGTTCACGGACCCGTACGCGCGCCTCGGGTTCCACGAGCACAGCCACAAGAGCGAGAACGAACTCGAGGAGTTCATCGAGGAAGAGGTGGAGGGCGACGGTAACGCCGCCTACCTCGCGTGCGTGGACGAGGCGGACGCGCCCTGGGAACACCCCGACGAGGACGACACGACACCGGTCTCGTTCGTGTTCGCGAGCCACGTCGACCGCGACCGGCCGCGCCTCGTGCTCTGGGTGCCGCCCGAGCACCGCGGCGAGGGACACGGCGCGGCGGCCCTCGAACTCGCGCTGAAGGGGCTGTTCCGGACGTACGACGCGCATAGCGTCGGCGCCGAGGTGCTGGACGGCGACGACCCCACTCGCGCCGCGTTCGAGAACGCCGGATTCACCGACGAGGGGAGCGGTCGCGAGCTGGCGTTCGTCGACGGCGAGTACCGGGATGCGACCCAGTACGGACTGCTCCGCGAGGAGTGGGAGGACGAGTGA
- a CDS encoding GNAT family N-acetyltransferase, with the protein MPGPVVVSGETVALRTVEREDAEFLQRSSTDPRIRYLLGSIHHRSLAQQEEGLEHWAEDDGNAVFVACVDGEDPPGDYSGDERTTPVGSFSARHVDGVRPWLAYWLLPEFHGEGYGREMAELGIDYVFRNHDVHGISAGAYEFNDASRGLLESLGFTQVARRRESRYIDGDYYDEVQYDLLRREWEDD; encoded by the coding sequence ATGCCGGGACCGGTCGTCGTCTCCGGCGAGACGGTCGCGCTCCGGACGGTCGAACGCGAGGACGCCGAGTTCCTCCAGCGCTCCTCGACGGACCCCCGCATTCGCTACTTGCTGGGGTCGATCCACCACCGGTCGCTCGCTCAGCAGGAGGAGGGACTCGAACACTGGGCGGAGGACGACGGCAACGCCGTGTTCGTCGCGTGCGTCGACGGCGAAGACCCGCCGGGCGATTACTCGGGCGACGAACGAACGACGCCGGTCGGCAGCTTCAGCGCCCGCCACGTCGACGGCGTGCGTCCGTGGCTGGCGTACTGGTTGCTTCCCGAATTCCACGGCGAGGGGTACGGCAGGGAGATGGCGGAACTCGGCATCGACTACGTGTTCCGGAACCACGACGTCCACGGGATCAGCGCCGGTGCGTACGAGTTCAACGACGCGTCGCGGGGCCTGCTCGAGTCCCTGGGGTTCACCCAGGTGGCTCGCCGGCGCGAGTCGCGGTACATCGACGGGGACTACTACGACGAGGTCCAGTACGACCTACTCCGCCGGGAGTGGGAAGACGACTGA
- a CDS encoding GNAT family N-acetyltransferase — protein sequence MPGPVVQRGDRVTFRTLERSDAEFQQRAATDPRFRYVLGMPESKNAEESEALIENRSERDNVWSFLVCLDGEGADAGHVDEREPTPVGMVHAFGVDSERAYLAYWLLPEFHGEGYGREAAELLVDTVFRTAPVRSVGAGAFEHNDASRGLLESLGFTLEYRKREAEYVDGEYRDFVDYGLLRREWES from the coding sequence ATGCCGGGACCGGTCGTACAGCGGGGTGACCGCGTGACGTTCCGGACCCTCGAGCGCTCGGACGCGGAGTTCCAGCAGCGCGCGGCCACCGACCCGCGGTTCCGGTACGTGCTCGGGATGCCCGAGTCGAAGAACGCCGAAGAGTCCGAAGCCCTCATCGAGAACCGCAGCGAGCGTGACAACGTGTGGAGTTTCCTGGTCTGCCTGGACGGGGAGGGCGCCGATGCGGGCCACGTCGACGAGCGCGAACCGACACCAGTGGGAATGGTGCACGCGTTCGGCGTCGACAGTGAGCGAGCCTACCTGGCGTACTGGCTGCTTCCCGAATTCCACGGCGAGGGGTACGGCAGAGAGGCCGCGGAGCTGCTTGTCGACACCGTATTCCGGACGGCACCGGTTCGTAGCGTCGGTGCCGGTGCGTTCGAGCACAACGACGCGTCGCGTGGCCTGCTCGAGTCCCTGGGGTTCACGCTGGAGTACCGGAAGCGCGAGGCGGAGTACGTCGACGGTGAGTACCGTGACTTCGTGGACTACGGTCTGTTGCGCCGAGAGTGGGAGTCCTAA
- a CDS encoding NUDIX hydrolase, whose product MTEQRAIREVALGVVRRDEEVLVTECDDGTSFRPFAAKVGFGEYSRDALRREFDEQLTIGVDVGDRLAVLERAFEYDGDPHHEIAFCYETQFVEQWPYELDAFELQRESGTSRAVWKPVSAFESGASIYPERLPALL is encoded by the coding sequence ATGACCGAGCAGCGCGCCATCCGGGAGGTCGCACTCGGGGTGGTTCGACGCGACGAGGAGGTGCTCGTCACGGAGTGCGACGACGGAACGTCGTTCCGGCCGTTCGCGGCGAAGGTCGGATTCGGAGAGTACAGCCGCGACGCGCTCCGTCGAGAGTTCGACGAACAACTCACCATCGGCGTCGACGTCGGCGACCGCCTCGCGGTGCTCGAGCGGGCGTTCGAATACGACGGCGACCCGCACCACGAGATCGCGTTCTGCTACGAGACGCAGTTCGTCGAACAGTGGCCGTACGAACTCGACGCGTTCGAGTTACAGCGCGAGTCGGGAACGAGTCGAGCGGTGTGGAAGCCGGTTTCGGCGTTCGAGTCGGGAGCGTCGATCTACCCCGAGCGCCTCCCCGCGTTGCTGTAG
- a CDS encoding AMP-binding protein: MDSLDEVDELVHRPSQEFVESTNVWQFMQAYGIDDYDELIERTTSEMADIDASGVDWFWRELPDYLGLEFYEDPDAVRDNSEGPQFTDWYPGGTLNVAHNTVDRHARVDAGTRNHVACIWEGEDGEVRQQTYHDLHRQSNQVANALAERGIGKGDTVGLYMPMVPEVQSILYGVFKAGAIAVPIFSGFGVDATATRIEDSECSVLFTGDGFYRRGSEVTLKETADEAIEQAGHVEHTIVFDRLGASDPDADLDIPWDDGRDEWWADAVESQDDEFETLEMDASDPCMLLYSSGTTGKPKGIVHTHAGTLVQPAKEIHFGFDQKPGDRFFWVSDIGWMMGPWTLVGNHAFGGTIVMYEGAPDHPEPDRFWEMIDRHGVTQFGISPTAIRALRKYGDEWLEGHDLSSLRLLGSTGEPWDPESWQWFYEHVGNSEAPIINISGGTEVFGCFLMPMPIQSLKPCTLGGPGLGMDIDIVDEDGQSIKDEHERGYLVARDSCPSMTRSLWSGDERYLEEYWSRFEDTWNHGDWAQMDDDGFWFLHGRADDAINVAGRKVGPAEVEGALIDHEAVNQAAAVGVPDDTTGEAVVTYVILGDSHAPSDALREALREHVGAELGKPFRPREILFVDEFPKTQSGKIIRRAIEGAYTGEDIGDLSSIENPDALARLKEAR, encoded by the coding sequence ATGGATTCCCTCGACGAGGTGGACGAACTCGTCCACCGACCGAGCCAGGAGTTCGTCGAGTCCACGAACGTCTGGCAGTTCATGCAGGCGTACGGTATCGACGACTACGACGAACTCATCGAACGAACGACGAGCGAAATGGCCGACATCGACGCGTCCGGCGTGGACTGGTTCTGGCGCGAACTCCCGGACTACCTCGGCCTCGAGTTCTACGAGGACCCGGACGCCGTCCGCGACAACTCCGAGGGGCCACAGTTCACGGACTGGTACCCCGGCGGCACGCTGAACGTCGCGCACAACACCGTCGACCGGCACGCCCGCGTCGACGCGGGAACCCGGAACCACGTCGCGTGCATCTGGGAGGGCGAGGACGGCGAGGTCCGCCAGCAGACCTACCACGACCTCCACCGCCAGTCCAACCAGGTTGCCAACGCCCTCGCGGAGCGCGGCATCGGGAAGGGCGACACCGTCGGCCTCTACATGCCGATGGTGCCCGAGGTCCAGAGCATCCTCTACGGCGTCTTCAAGGCCGGCGCAATCGCCGTCCCCATCTTCTCCGGGTTCGGCGTGGACGCCACCGCCACCCGCATCGAGGACAGCGAGTGTTCGGTGCTGTTCACGGGCGACGGCTTCTACCGGCGCGGCAGCGAGGTCACACTCAAAGAGACCGCCGACGAGGCCATCGAGCAGGCCGGCCACGTCGAGCACACCATCGTCTTCGACCGGCTAGGTGCCAGCGACCCCGACGCAGACCTCGACATCCCGTGGGACGACGGCCGCGACGAGTGGTGGGCCGACGCCGTCGAATCCCAGGACGACGAGTTCGAGACCCTGGAGATGGACGCCAGCGACCCCTGTATGCTGCTGTACTCCTCGGGGACCACGGGGAAGCCCAAGGGCATCGTACACACGCACGCCGGCACGCTCGTCCAGCCAGCCAAGGAAATCCACTTCGGGTTCGACCAGAAACCCGGCGACCGCTTCTTCTGGGTGAGCGACATCGGGTGGATGATGGGTCCGTGGACGCTCGTCGGCAACCACGCGTTCGGCGGCACCATCGTGATGTACGAGGGCGCCCCCGACCACCCCGAACCCGACCGCTTCTGGGAGATGATCGACCGCCACGGCGTCACCCAGTTCGGCATCTCACCGACCGCCATCCGAGCACTCCGGAAGTACGGCGACGAGTGGCTGGAGGGCCACGACCTCTCCAGCCTTCGCCTGCTCGGTTCGACGGGTGAACCCTGGGACCCCGAGTCCTGGCAGTGGTTCTACGAGCACGTCGGCAACTCCGAAGCCCCCATCATCAACATCAGTGGGGGCACCGAGGTGTTCGGCTGCTTCCTCATGCCGATGCCCATCCAGTCGCTCAAACCCTGCACGCTCGGCGGCCCCGGCCTCGGCATGGACATCGACATCGTCGACGAGGACGGCCAGTCCATCAAAGACGAACACGAGCGCGGCTATCTGGTCGCGCGGGACTCCTGCCCGTCGATGACCCGAAGCCTCTGGAGCGGCGACGAGCGCTACCTCGAGGAGTACTGGTCGCGCTTCGAGGACACCTGGAACCACGGCGACTGGGCGCAGATGGACGACGATGGCTTCTGGTTCCTCCACGGCCGCGCCGACGACGCCATCAACGTCGCCGGCCGGAAGGTCGGCCCCGCCGAAGTCGAGGGCGCGCTCATCGACCACGAGGCCGTCAACCAGGCCGCCGCGGTCGGCGTCCCCGACGACACCACGGGCGAAGCCGTCGTCACCTACGTCATTCTCGGCGACAGTCACGCTCCCTCGGACGCGCTCAGGGAGGCACTCCGCGAGCACGTCGGCGCAGAACTCGGAAAGCCGTTCCGCCCGCGAGAAATCCTGTTCGTCGACGAGTTCCCGAAGACCCAGTCCGGGAAGATCATCCGCCGCGCCATCGAGGGCGCGTACACCGGCGAGGACATCGGCGACCTCTCCAGCATCGAGAACCCGGACGCGCTCGCGAGGCTGAAGGAAGCCCGGTAG
- a CDS encoding GNAT family N-acetyltransferase, whose translation MYVRGAKKHEEVWLLDRLEEFQFEDPSFRSRDYVFAVDEQSRKRAGFGRLRVHTSDPPVCEFANVGVFGGWRDQGVGAHILERLVELARDQEFETGYALAEEGDYLHQLGFERVEESDLPDPLPERLDAVRENRPDAVPFRLDFSAFEVPDRLRQRFADADDENGSEPEESAEDFGIDPDSATYKYDTGRR comes from the coding sequence ATGTACGTCCGGGGCGCGAAGAAACACGAGGAGGTGTGGTTGTTGGATCGCCTCGAGGAGTTCCAGTTCGAGGACCCGTCGTTCCGGTCGCGAGACTACGTCTTTGCCGTCGACGAGCAGTCCAGAAAGCGCGCCGGATTCGGGCGCCTCCGCGTCCACACGAGCGACCCGCCGGTCTGCGAGTTCGCGAACGTCGGGGTGTTCGGCGGGTGGCGCGACCAGGGCGTCGGCGCGCACATCCTCGAGCGACTCGTCGAACTCGCGCGCGACCAGGAGTTCGAGACAGGGTACGCGCTCGCCGAGGAGGGTGACTACCTCCACCAACTCGGCTTCGAGCGCGTCGAGGAGAGCGACCTCCCCGACCCGCTTCCCGAGCGACTCGACGCCGTGCGCGAGAACCGCCCGGATGCGGTTCCGTTCCGCCTCGACTTCTCGGCGTTCGAGGTCCCCGACAGACTCCGCCAGCGGTTCGCCGACGCCGACGACGAGAACGGCAGCGAACCCGAGGAAAGCGCCGAGGACTTCGGCATCGACCCGGATAGCGCGACGTACAAGTACGATACCGGGCGCCGCTGA
- a CDS encoding acyl-CoA mutase large subunit family protein, producing the protein MYDDEDLAEIREAREEWEEESLSPTLDRFGERKEEFTTDTGGQTVDRLYTPEDVADTDYDEDLGFPGENPYTRGVYPTMYRGRLWTMRQYAGFGNPDETNERFHYLLDQGQTGLSMAFDLPTQMGYDSDAAMAAGEVGKSGVAIDTLADMETVFGGIPLDEVSTSMTINAPASVLLAMYIAVGDKQGVDREELRGTIQNDILKEYIARNTYIFPPEPSMRIITDIFEFCAEETPKFNTISISGYHIREAGSTAAQEVAFTLGDGIEYVETALDAGLDVDEFAPQLSFFFNAHNNIFEEVAKFRAARRMWTQIMEERFDAENPKSKQLKFHTQTAGSTLTAQQIDNNIVRVAYQALAAVLGGTQSLHTNGKDEALSIPTEDSVRTALRTQQILAHESGAADTIDPLAGSYYVESLTDEIEAEAQDLLDDVAEKGGMREAVENQWVQRQIQDTAFERQQEVESGDRVIVGVNEFEVDEESEVDIEEVTEEDERRKIRGLEDVKADRDDEAVEAALAALEDAATTDENLLPYIVDAVKAYATVGEICNTLRDVYGEYEPGAAL; encoded by the coding sequence ATGTACGACGACGAGGACCTCGCGGAGATTCGCGAGGCGCGCGAGGAGTGGGAGGAGGAGTCGCTCTCGCCTACACTCGACCGCTTCGGGGAGCGCAAGGAGGAGTTCACGACGGACACCGGCGGGCAGACCGTCGACCGTCTGTACACGCCCGAGGACGTCGCGGACACCGACTACGACGAAGACCTCGGATTCCCCGGCGAAAACCCGTACACGCGCGGCGTCTACCCGACGATGTATCGCGGTCGGCTGTGGACGATGCGACAGTACGCGGGCTTCGGGAACCCCGACGAGACCAACGAGCGCTTCCACTACCTGCTCGACCAGGGCCAGACCGGCCTCTCTATGGCGTTCGACCTGCCCACCCAGATGGGGTACGATTCGGACGCCGCGATGGCCGCCGGCGAGGTCGGGAAGTCCGGGGTCGCTATCGACACGCTCGCGGACATGGAGACCGTCTTCGGCGGCATCCCACTGGACGAGGTATCGACTTCGATGACCATCAACGCGCCCGCGTCGGTGCTGCTCGCGATGTACATCGCAGTCGGCGACAAGCAGGGCGTCGACCGCGAAGAACTCCGGGGGACCATCCAGAACGACATCCTGAAGGAGTACATCGCGCGGAACACGTACATCTTCCCGCCCGAGCCCTCGATGCGCATCATCACGGACATTTTCGAGTTCTGCGCCGAGGAGACGCCGAAGTTCAACACCATCTCCATCTCGGGCTACCACATCCGGGAGGCCGGCTCGACGGCTGCCCAGGAAGTCGCGTTCACGCTCGGCGACGGCATCGAGTACGTGGAGACCGCACTCGACGCGGGCCTCGACGTGGACGAGTTCGCGCCCCAGTTGTCCTTCTTCTTCAACGCCCACAACAACATCTTCGAGGAGGTCGCGAAGTTCCGCGCCGCCCGCCGCATGTGGACTCAGATAATGGAGGAACGCTTCGACGCCGAGAACCCGAAGTCCAAGCAGTTGAAGTTCCACACCCAGACCGCGGGGTCGACGCTCACCGCCCAGCAGATAGACAACAACATCGTCCGCGTCGCGTACCAGGCCCTCGCCGCGGTGCTCGGTGGCACCCAGAGCCTCCACACGAACGGGAAAGACGAGGCGCTCTCGATCCCCACGGAGGACTCCGTTCGCACCGCCCTGCGCACCCAGCAGATTCTCGCCCACGAGTCCGGTGCGGCCGACACCATCGACCCGCTGGCCGGTAGCTACTACGTGGAGTCGCTCACGGACGAGATCGAAGCGGAGGCCCAGGACCTCCTGGACGACGTCGCGGAGAAAGGCGGGATGCGGGAAGCCGTCGAGAATCAGTGGGTACAGCGCCAGATCCAGGACACCGCCTTCGAGCGCCAGCAGGAGGTCGAGTCCGGCGACCGCGTCATCGTCGGCGTGAACGAGTTCGAGGTCGACGAGGAGAGCGAGGTGGACATCGAGGAGGTCACCGAGGAGGACGAACGCCGGAAGATTCGCGGCCTCGAGGACGTGAAGGCAGACCGCGACGACGAGGCAGTCGAAGCCGCCCTGGCGGCCCTCGAGGACGCCGCGACCACCGACGAGAACCTGCTGCCGTACATCGTGGACGCCGTGAAGGCGTACGCCACGGTCGGCGAGATATGCAACACGCTCCGGGACGTGTACGGCGAGTACGAACCCGGCGCGGCGCTCTGA
- the mce gene encoding methylmalonyl-CoA epimerase encodes MRVDHVGVATTDAAELADLYTELFDAPVAHEETFDGLRVVFLELGEGSYFELLEPVDDGTTIGRYLEESGGGIHHVALATEDIEVALETARGAGVELIDEEPRGGAWGHDVAFLHPKSTGGALVEFVEH; translated from the coding sequence ATGCGCGTGGACCACGTCGGCGTCGCCACGACAGACGCCGCGGAACTCGCGGACCTGTACACCGAACTGTTCGACGCCCCGGTCGCCCACGAGGAGACGTTCGACGGCCTCCGCGTCGTGTTCCTCGAACTCGGCGAGGGAAGCTACTTCGAACTACTCGAACCCGTCGACGACGGGACGACGATCGGCCGCTACCTCGAGGAGTCGGGCGGCGGCATCCACCACGTCGCGCTCGCCACCGAGGACATCGAGGTGGCACTCGAGACGGCCCGAGGAGCCGGTGTCGAACTCATCGACGAGGAGCCGAGGGGCGGCGCGTGGGGCCACGACGTGGCGTTCCTCCACCCGAAGTCGACTGGCGGCGCGCTCGTGGAGTTCGTAGAGCACTGA
- a CDS encoding NUDIX hydrolase has protein sequence MFRGGDTDRVDDQLDRLRREYGEFDVVAEETVVPRAMYTDCLREASSEALGGARAFVRSANDGAVAFLRYAHDAEVWDFPGGSTERDETLAETAVRHARVDAGVNCEITGISRVLRETFVLVAGGDGVTGLWVFFDAETDDDLSPGGDVLEAAWFEPGSAPEAVDPHVASQLGGKSSE, from the coding sequence GTGTTCCGCGGTGGGGATACAGACCGCGTCGATGACCAACTCGACCGGTTACGGCGTGAGTACGGGGAGTTCGACGTCGTCGCCGAGGAGACGGTGGTCCCTCGGGCGATGTACACTGACTGCCTGCGAGAGGCGTCGTCCGAAGCGCTGGGTGGCGCTCGCGCGTTCGTCCGGAGCGCGAACGACGGTGCCGTCGCGTTCCTACGGTACGCACACGACGCCGAGGTCTGGGATTTCCCCGGCGGTTCGACCGAGCGCGACGAGACGCTCGCGGAGACGGCGGTCCGCCACGCCCGCGTGGATGCCGGCGTGAACTGTGAGATTACGGGCATCTCCCGCGTGCTCCGCGAGACGTTCGTACTCGTCGCCGGGGGTGACGGCGTCACCGGCCTCTGGGTGTTCTTCGACGCGGAAACAGACGACGACCTCTCGCCGGGCGGGGACGTACTGGAGGCCGCGTGGTTCGAACCGGGAAGCGCCCCCGAGGCGGTCGACCCACACGTCGCCTCGCAACTCGGCGGAAAATCATCAGAGTAG
- a CDS encoding NUDIX domain-containing protein, whose translation MPISVRSRRAVDRRIEKLRERYGEFPLHEVTVENDPEFFEHGREFFEVGGRGGAGARVTDDERVLLIRHPNAPDTWTFPGGGHEPGETFAETARREVWEETGVDCDISGVWQVVRKRFVHAEDPERRGYLLSVFFRAEYAGGRAGRYPERWDDDADEEILGVSWFDDPPENAWSFVTDPDTAESNPDE comes from the coding sequence GTGCCCATCAGCGTCCGCTCCCGGCGCGCAGTTGACCGGCGAATCGAGAAGTTGCGCGAGCGTTACGGCGAGTTCCCCCTCCACGAGGTGACCGTCGAGAACGACCCCGAATTCTTCGAGCACGGCCGCGAGTTCTTCGAGGTGGGCGGCCGCGGCGGCGCGGGTGCTCGCGTGACGGACGACGAACGCGTGCTTCTCATACGTCACCCGAACGCTCCCGACACGTGGACGTTTCCGGGCGGCGGACACGAACCCGGCGAGACGTTCGCGGAGACTGCACGCCGCGAAGTGTGGGAGGAGACGGGCGTCGACTGCGATATCTCGGGCGTCTGGCAGGTCGTCCGCAAGCGGTTCGTCCACGCAGAGGACCCGGAGCGCCGGGGTTACCTCCTCTCCGTGTTCTTCAGAGCCGAATACGCCGGCGGTCGGGCGGGCCGCTACCCGGAGCGCTGGGACGACGACGCCGACGAGGAGATTCTCGGTGTCTCGTGGTTCGACGACCCGCCCGAGAACGCGTGGTCGTTCGTCACTGACCCCGACACCGCTGAGTCGAACCCTGACGAGTGA